The genomic region GCCGTACTGGCTTTCGTTCTCCTCTGATCTCTTGGTCTGTTTGTTTTTGGGATGTTGTACAGTTGCGTACTGGATCTCCTCAGTATCTCTGCGATCAGGAGCGTTTCTGTCTCTTCTGGGTTTGCTGGAAGTAACAGTGGCGTACTGAGCGTCATCACAATCAGCTGATTCAGAAACATGAACGTCTCTCCCTGTTACGTTAGAGTACAGATTGTCCTGTAATGGaagaaaattaattattatttattattcacatTTAGGgactgttcacacagaacattttccatttcagtgtgctacttttccattgCTTTTCTATGTAAACGCACTAGATGGACGCATTTGACCGTTGCGCTCATGTGGCATGGTGTTCTATAAATGCAGCACACATTAAAAAGCTGTATACTTTTAAAAACGCATCTCTAGgctttcctctttttttttttttttcgttccACTAACTTGTCTCTCATGTTTTGTATGAATGGCCCCGTCTAAAGAGATTATTGACATGTTGAGTCTGGATGATTTACCTGCTTCGCTGTGAGGTCTTCAACTTGAGCACCTTTTCGTTTTCTCCTGATATAAGAAACATCTCATGAGACATTCCCATCTGTACAAGTCTGAAAGTGAATTACTTTCATATACTatctataattaaaaattattttaatcaaacTTACATTATAAACAgaatgatgataatgatgatgaagAATCCTAAACATGCCACTGTGATCCCCAACCAGACATGCCATCCAAGACGATGATGCACTGAAAAATGAAGAATTTGAGTTAAGATTAACTCTCAAAAGATGCACAACTGTCTTGAGccctttataaaataaaatcttcaGCAGTCACTAAAATAAGCCACTGATTTCACTGATCCATGTTGATTGTGAGCCTGACAGTAGAAGCGTCCACTGAAACTGTCcagggcagcgtttcccaaaagcatcgtaagcctaagttgatcgtaaaAACGGTCGTACGAGTGATCTTAATATTAAGgtctgtttcccaaaagcatcgtaactTAAGTAGCACTTGAAAATGATCGTAGATCTACGAGTGCTCTGGAGTAATCGTAAAGTCCTAAGTGCATCGTAAGAAGATAGAGTTATGAGGTCACCTACAGGACAACCGGCAGATTACACCTTTATTCAAGTGCAATGTGTATAACAGCTAAGGTTTTGACTGTATTCCTCTTAAATACTCTTTGTTGTTTAATATGAAAAGAAAAgggaagaaaataaaaaaaataaaaatacacatgaTGTCATAAATAGTGCTGATAAAACATgtctgcaataaaaaaaattgtctgtACACCTGTAGAAATTGGCTAGATGAAGTACATAATTTGTACTACTGTCACCCTATATACCCTTTATATAGGCTTTATATAGGCCTACCACCCAAGGTCTAAAGCTCTATGAAATACTATAGGAGTTCTTCCAAGTGTTCCTGAAGTGACTGACTTTTTTCAACTACaaactaaattttaaaacataaacaaGTTTAGATATTAacttcaaaaacactgaatcaCAGTTTGAttgatttcacacacacacacacacacacacacacacacacacatatatatatatatatatatatatatatatatatagcttaaaGAAATCGTCTGAAAATTACATCTTTGTTAAGCTCTACCTCCTCCAGAAgaacattaatttaatctttttgaaaggtatctttatttatttatttattctaaacCACATCAGGTGACGATTATTAGGTTAAACGTTAAAGGATACGATTTTATAAGGTAATATTCAGCACTTGAGAAACGGACAGCGACTCTTAAGTAGCACGTAGAACGCGTTCTCGCGCGTTCATGTTAAGGGcatttttgggaaacgcacGTGGAATTGCAGCGAGCGTTCGTAACCTCGCACGTAGAAAGCGCTCTTAAGAGCTAAGATGCATCGTTATTGGGAAACCCAGCCCAGATCCAACAGCTAaggcagggttgccaggtttgtGTAACAAAACCAGCccaattattatataaaaccCACCCATTCACagccaaaactagcccaattgcATTCTGGGGTTGGTGGGTCAACCCGCAgactaaaaacaaaatgcaaaaaaaaaaacaaaaaaaaacctgaatgtAAAATTAGCCCAAGTCAATGGTTGCAACACTGAGCTGAGCTTTCATTctcctttaaaccagctgaagttcagagcaggagggtttgaatcactgctgcagatcagagtcactgaatctcctgacactatttcaccagatggACTGATGGACACTGAGACGCTCTTTGGAGGATCTAAAAccgaaaacacacacacacacacacacacacacacacaaaaaaaaaaaaaaaaaaaaaaaaaaaacatcaatatcATTAACAATCACAATAAATTTGACATCACAGATGTTTAGAGGATGTATGTCACAGTTACAGTTACAGTTACACAGTTGATGTGACTTGACTGGATAGTGCCAaattgcagagctggtgcaaatATATCCACATCaatatgatcagatgctttatCACCACTGCTATTTCTGTTGTAtgtatattttgttattgacAGAAAAAAGCACAGGACATATTTAGCCTACATATTTGTCTAAATGGTGCACTTATCAGTGTGGATGTTgagatgttttattttgttttttataatgacatttttacaaataactgaataattgttaattgaaaatgttataagtaAAATATTTGGGTTTAAAATCAACATAATCAGTATATTTCTGATTTCAAAGAGTATTGTTTTCTTGACATTAGAGGAAtgtttttataaggtataatgttcctcaaacgttctttcaacttaatattgatctaaaattcaacaatgtaggaacgttgatttgtaacattccaagaacatgaaaatgttcagtttccttaatgttagtagacTGTTATTTAAAGATTAGtgtgatgttcctgaaacattctttcaatcattcaaacacctgctgtgaacaaacgctgaaagaaagagaaataagaacacaaactacaactttcttcagccacagccttagatgaactgaagataaaagacattaaatctctgaagatctgattcaacaactccacaaacagcattaccagcttcacttattactaaccagactgactttatttctgtcacatgtctacagaagctcttactgagaattaacagaggtttagatgtcgATGTCTTGCTGAAAATGTTTAGTGTGTGGTCACCATTATGAcaatcagtgtttgttttagttgagctcctGACCCTTGTAAAGTTTTCAGCAATTGTAGGTATTTTCAGAAAACAATTTTGCATGGATAAAGCAGATCAACATGTCTGCTTTAACAGTCAAATGACTGCGTCTCCATGTTGTGCAGTAAAACATGTTATATAGCTGCCTtctccacacaaacacttgaatatataatagcgcacatttatctaATGTTAGAGCGAGCAGCCATGTAAAGTTGttactacttacatgtttcaaatgataagccatattcAAAGCCATAAACGTTTGAATTTCCTGCCCGacatactgtaattaccacaagGACCCATCATTAACGATCTGTCCCTCACGAACTGCATGACtgcagttttttgttgttgttgtctgcGACTAACCGGCTAATGAAATCTTGGTTGACTAAGCCTCTTCTAGTCGGCTAAGATTTAGTCAACAATTACGGGGCAGCCCTACTAAATACAAAATaagaatatgaaaaatatatccATGCAATACCACATACATTATGTACTCAGcatcaaaatatgaataatacaaataaatgtaactatCTGGACTTTCTCTCAAATACTCTGATGCTTTTTGCACACCTCTGAGTCTGAGTTCTGTTGTCATGCAGATGGAGGGGTCAGAACTTGGCATAAACAACATGATTAATGGATCCTTGTGTCAACAGGCCAGGATGGTAGTGCAGGTCACCCATTAAGAAACAgccaaaacaatgttttttttgttttgtttttttttggtaacactgtACAACAACGTCCCATTAGACAGTtcatgcattaactaacaaatAAAGGGTTTctgctttttgtgtgtgtagtaattcaaattcaaaaccACATTTGTtgcacaatacaaaaaaaaaaaaaaaaaagagagagagaaagagagagagagagcaaaatTAAAGTTATGCAAAGGACTTGCAATGGAAGTGAGGATTTTTTTGGAGAagttaaaagcagaaatgtgtattttttctgttaaaatgtgtgcattatttcagctttaaagttatttaaatcattcatttaacaGTCCTTTTAGGGTGTTGTGTTGTCCTGGCAACAAAGTTGTAAAATTGATTATAACTATACAGAAAAAGTTTAGAAAGCATTTTTCCACACTAAATCTACATTGTTTACATCTTGTAGCCTTACTATTAAAACAGCgagtattttaacatttatggaTCATCCTCATTTAATTCCAGTGTAAGTGTCTACTACCagatttatgttttgttttttaaggagGGATGGTGAACTGGATTTGGAAAACACAATACTGGTATTACTGTTTAATCGTTGATACAATCAGAACATCAGTATTATATGCAagttaaactttttatttttacttttttttttttgaacaattgtcataatttttaaaaaaatgtcatattaatttgtcaaaaataaaaaaaattgtttaactCGCAGATAGTACTGGTGTTCTGTCTGTGATACTGATTAATTGTCCATGTTACAAACAAGCTGAGACCATTATTGTGTTTTGGCCCGTATACTCACACGTGACATTGAGCTGAACAGCAGGAGAGATGTGATTGTGTCCGTGTACAGCACAGCTATATCTGCCTGCATCCTCTCTTCTGACTGACTGCAGCAGGAGTTCATTGTTTCTGTCTCTTCTCTCAGTTAATGGCTGTGAGTTTCTGTACCAGATGAATGTTGCTCTGTCAGTCAGAGTGCAGCTGCTTTTACATGTCAGacggactgaatctccctctgtcactctctcaggagactccacctgaagatctgaacacaacacacacattatatctagtgctgctgtcatacactgattattattcaacataatgcacagaagaagagagaaacctCATGAAAGTCACCTGTGACAGTAAGAGTCACTCCTGGATAACCATTTGgttgaattattaaaataagcCACATTAGGTTAACATTAACTCTGGTATTGACAACTATTGAACTGTAAGTTTAGATAACTAAATTTGTCAagttgaaaatatttaatattctaAGTAAAATTGGAATTAGTACCTCAAAAAGTTGAACAAGGtgaacaaaaaacatattttactgGGAATGTTTGTACTGAAAACTTACTTTCATAAAGGTAATCCAACTAAACTATACAAGTTCAAACAACATTAAAGTCAGTGCAAAATAACTCAAAAAGTTGAGTTAATTCATTTTTAGAAGAAAAGATAAACCTAAATGAAAGTCACCTGTGACATTAAGAGTCACTCCTGGATTACCAATCCATTTACCATCATCTTTATTAGTGATGAATCTGAAATAGTACTCGTTTGaatccttcagtgtcacatgactcagTCTGATGGTGCAGTTCTGCTGTTTATCTCCCAGATACTGAAGCCTCTGACTGTATTCAGGGTCATTAGACAGATCTGGAGGCTCTACATTATTTATTACAAGTGTTTTGGTCCAGAACACTCTCCTGATCCAGTATCCAGTAGGGTATGTATAAGTGCAGCTCATTATCACTGATGAGTCCTTTAGTGCACAGATGTGTGAAGGACTGTAACTCACACCCCAATAAGCACTAGAAACCCCTGAAACACAGAATTCACaaggaaatattaaaaaatgtctaTGAGTTAAACAGGAccataaaagttaattaaaacttgttttatttacaaaacttCATATAAATGAAGAACTACACtaatttaattatatgtaaaatcttcagacagacagaatgtgATGAAATACAGGAAGCAGAACAATGAACACTAACCATGAAAATCAGTCTGAACTAAATGTCAGAAGAGTCAGCAGTTAACATTATGTCAGCAAAAacctgaataataataatacaattttgtttGGAAGCAGCACATAAATCTTACATTATAGAAGATATTTTACCAGAGATTACTTTTTCCAAGGGCTATAGCAGGGCTAACTGATTagtaaaaaccttttttttccccctagtTGTTACATCCCTTGTGATTTGTTTATGTGTTCTTCTCTGTTGTAGGaggcatttgtttttttgtttgtatgtaTTCTGTCCAGTCTGATTGGTGCCACACCCTGCTTAGTCAGCTGACTCCTGGATGTTTATAaaaaggcttgttcgacttgatgcagcgctgcacagaccgattGGTCAGTGCATGCTGGTTACAAATTTTGTCCGACTTAAGACAGCGCCGATGCCACGTGACTGTGATGTATGGCATCAAAGTACagcgagagcgattcgagagcATCCGGCTGAGTCAGCCAGAGCAGTTTCTCAAGAAGAGCTGCACGAgcgctgatgacgacacagctgtttcacgatTGGCCAGGTTCACCACATGACAATGATCACGTgtgtttcatgtttattctcacaccttcagttccactaatgctcacaaatctgtatttttataacagttaaagctcgtTTCATGTAGTTgtgatgttgtattgtgtcatgtttatcaaaacaaaaggtacctgaaaaccatacttgagtaaaagtacagataccttacagCGAAAATTACTCCAttacaagtcaccaattccaatttgacttgagtaaaagtcttagagTATCTCAAAAATGCCCTAGTCCTCAACACCTATGAGACATGGCGGTTAAACACAAGAAACAGTTGATTTGTTACAAGAgcaatcatatttattttctataatcaaatttgcaataaatcaaggtcgacacaacagCCTCTAAAACGGCGTTAGACAATCAAGTcttaattaaaggattagtccactttcaaataaaattttcctgataatttactatTCAAATCGCGGAACGAATGCAgcgccagttttgttttttccataagtagaatagggaagtcGTAGGACATACGGCGTAAGCTTTTTAAAGAATAAGGAAACCagaagtacgttcaaggtgatcatttgtgtttataaagcatatacagttgtatttttattttttttttccaaaaatgaccgattgtttctctagataagactcttattcctcgtctgggatcgtttaaagctctttgaagctgcactgaaactgtaattttgaccttcaactgtctggagtccagtgaagtccactataaggagaaaaatcctggaatgttttcatcaaaaaccttaatttcttttcgactgaagaaagaaagacatgaacatcttggattgcatgggggtgagtaaattatcaggaaaattttacttaaaagtagactaatcctttaagctcaagtgctcaaaaagAGCATAAGTAAACCGATATCCTTCAAAAAGCCCTCATCAGTGTAAtagatatataaaataatgttaattaatattaaaaagtcaaagcCTTCTTGCACTGGACATGCCAGTTTCCGGTTTATCGGTGGCTGGAGTCATGTCCTCATCTCATATATAAAACACTAGCAATTCACAACTAATTGTTAATGCACTCATATCACATAAAGTAGCCTTGTTTAAACATTTCAGAACGTAAGGACAAAACACACAAGATGTTATACTTGCAGTGCCCTGTAGAtg from Megalobrama amblycephala isolate DHTTF-2021 linkage group LG7, ASM1881202v1, whole genome shotgun sequence harbors:
- the LOC125271284 gene encoding carcinoembryonic antigen-related cell adhesion molecule 1-like encodes the protein MWLILIIQPNGYPGVTLTVTDLQVESPERVTEGDSVRLTCKSSCTLTDRATFIWYRNSQPLTERRDRNNELLLQSVRREDAGRYSCAVHGHNHISPAVQLNVTLHHRLGWHVWLGITVACLGFFIIIIIILFIMRKRKGAQVEDLTAKQDNLYSNVTGRDVHVSESADCDDAQYATVTSSKPRRDRNAPDRRDTEEIQYATVQHPKNKQTKRSEENESQYGNIRIHQPESAVRRSNVETVDDASVIYSRVK